The DNA sequence GTTGACACCTACCGTATTTCCATCATAATCACTCACTACTCCATTTTCATCAATCGGGTACGCACGGGAATAGCTCGAAACCAAAGGTCCTGAATTAAGATTTGCTTTCAATACCACTTCTGTTGTTGGCTGTGCTGGTGTTGTAAGTCCTGGCGGTATATTTATATTTTCAATCGGTGCTGTCGAATCCACTTTTCCGGTTACAGGGTCACGCAGCCATCCTTGGACTATAAAACCGTTGTTATCAACAAAATTTCCGCCTGCATCAAACTTAAAATCACCCGCACGTGTATATTTGTAAGTATTTCCTCCATCTGGAGAGATAATAAAAAAACCATCTCCCTGCACAGCGACATCTGTATTTTTATCTGTATTCGTTATGGAACCTTGTGAAAAAATTTGTGTTGTTGAGTTTGCAGTTGAACCAAGTCCAACCTGAACAGAATTTTTACCGCCTAACTGTCCCTGTGGAGCTGTAGCAATGGAACTTGTTTGTGCCAAAAGATCTGAAAAATTTGCACGTGAATATTTAAAACCCGTAGTATTTACATTAGCAATATTATTTGATTCGACATCCATGGCAACTTGATGAGATTGTAACCCAGAAATACCAGAATAAAGTGATTTTAACATTTTAAATCCTTTTTATCTTCTATCTCATATGATAGATTTAGTAAAATACATTAAGCATATATCATTCCAACTTTTATTTAGGCATCCATATCAAGTGCTTTTTGCATCATCTCATCAGCTGTGGTAATTGATTTGGAATTTGCATCATATGATCGTTGTAATACTATAAGCTCTGTTAATCCATATGTCATATCTACATTTGAACCTTCTAATTTATAATTTGTCATATCTGTACCTATGACGTTTTGTCCCGCGGCATCCTTGTAAAAAAAAGCTTCTCCGCTATTTGAAGATTGTGCAAAATTTGTGCCAGAAAGACGACTGAGCCCTTGATCATTCTGAAAGTGATAAAGAGCAATTTTTCCAACACTACTCTGCATGCCATTTGTAAATGTTGCAATAACTTCACCATTTTTATTTATATCATAACCATTCAGTTCTCCACCTATGGTACCATTAGACAAAGAAGAAGCCGTTATATCTACATTTGAGAGTGCAACTATGCCATCAAAGCCTGTGCCCAAGTCAATTGTTACACTTGCACCATTATTATCTATAGACGTGAGAGTGTTTGTCACTAAAGCACCTGTTTCATCAAATTCGACAATACCTGACTGCGTGTCATATATAGTTTCTCCGTCTAAAGACTGTGTTGTTGCAACAACATTCCATTGTGTTCCAGGAGGGATTTGCGGATCAACCAGTGTATACTCAAGTTTAAGTTCATTCTTTACACCAGCCGGATCAACAACACTCGCACTCATAGTTCTTACTTCTGAAACAGTTCCTATATTCCCGGAAAATTGTGCTATTGTTGTTGGTTCTGCAGGATAGGTTAATGACTTTGGAAAACGCAACTTCTCTTGTTCTCCAGCATCTGCCAAAGGGACTTCATCAAGTTGTTGTGTCAGCACTTCTCCATCTATATTACCGCCCATAGTACCTAGTACATGATAGCCATCGGTAGTCACCAGATCATCATTGCTGTCAAATGAAAAAGCCCCATTACGGGTATATACAGGATCCCCGTCTCCTTGAACACCAAACCACCCATCACCCAATATTGCCAAATCTGTACTTCTGTCTGTTAACAAATATGATCCTGTTGATTCTATCATAGGTGTTGCCTGAAGAGTTGTTCCCAAACCAACAGAATCACTTGTAGTGCCATTTGTTGTCATGAGAGCATCTTCAAAAAGTGATGAGAACTCATATGTATTACCTCTATATCCGACTGTATTTACATTCGCTAAATTATCAGAGATAATGTCAATACCTGAAGAGTTTGTCTTAAGTCCACTCAGACCTGTATAAAAAGCTTGCGTCATCATAAGTTTATCCTCTAATAAATTTCAACAACATTTGCAAGAGGCACATATCCAGAACCAACTTTTACATAAGTCTCACCTGCATCAAATCGTACAGATTCTATTGGGTATGTACCTACTCTTGCTGTTAGACTCTCACCAGCTGAATTTGTATATGAGGCAGTAGCATAGTAGATTCCTTCATCAACACTGTTGCCTGCGCTATCCTTTCCGTCCCATGTATATGTATAAATTCCGGCATCACCTTGTTCTGCCGTAATTGTTTGAATAATATTCCCATTACTGTCAAGTATTTCCACATTCCCTGAAGCGACATCTGAAGGAAAGTAGATTTCAAATGATGTATCTTCTCCTTCAGTATATGTTATCGCATTACTCCCTAAATCTGCAGTCTTGCCAATGGCTGAAATAGCAGAAAAATCACTAGAAGCTGCCATTGTCGCGGCCAAGTCCTCTAATGCTTTATTTGTATTGTCTGTTGCTTCAAGAGTGGCTAGCTGTGAAGTTTGCGTCAAAATCTGTTCAGTATCAGTAGGTTCCGTTGGGTCTTGATTTTGAAGTTCTACCAAAAGAAGTGTCATAAAATCATCATTACTTAAACTTGTTTTATCTTCTACAACATCTGCACCTGTTGTATAATCGCCATATACCGAGGTATCTTGTCCTATAGAATTAATTGCCATTGTTTATCCTTTATGCGTAATTTGGAACTATAATCTCTAAAGAGTTTATAATTTCTTCTTTTTTTTCTTTATTGTCAAAATAATTATATTCTTCATGCGCTTTTTGATTATTTTGTCCTTGTTGCTGCATTTGTCCACCAGCTGAATTTTCTGAATTTTGAGAACTGCTACTAAAATTTAATGTAGCATTATTTATTCCATTATTATTAAGTTGCAGCTTCAAGTCATTAGCATTCACAGCCAGAGTATTGATGGCAGTATTGTTTGAACTGATATTTATATGAAGATTTTTTCCGCGTTGTACTATCGTCAGATCAACCTCACCCAGTCTTTGTGGATTTAGCTGAACTTTGATACGTGTAAATGGCGACTTATACTCTTCAATTGCAGATTTTACATCATGAGAGAGATATTTTACCATCTGTTTTGCTTCATTGAGTTTTACCTCAAAACTGTCTGCCTTTGCAATATTCAATCCATCTGTCTTTGCCTGTACAGCGCCGTCTTCACTCTTGTCATTTTGCAAAAGAGACGCTAATGATTTTTCTGTCTCTCTTGAAGTATGCGGTGCTACCATCACCTTTGCTGTTGCTACTGAAAAATCTGCTGTAAGACCTGATTCATTCTTTGTGATTTTTTCTCCACGCAGAAGAAGCTTCAATGTGTCATCAGCTTTTTGTTTTGGAGTTTTGTCTATTGTCAGTGTATTTACTTTTGTATCTACAATTTGCTGTGTCGTAATTTCAGTAACGCTGCTCTGCGCTTTAAACAAGGGGGTCTGTTTCTGCTCTTGTTTAACCTGCTGTGTATTTTTAACAATTTCTTTTTTTACCAGTTCCAAACTTTCGTCTGCCACCCCTGTCTCTTGAACTTTTGCAACATCTGCTTTTGTTTTTTTTACTTTGACACGAACCGGTATCTCTTCATTTGAAACGTCTGCTTCTTCTTTTGCTTCTTGTTTTATCTGGGAAAAAGAAGTTTGTTCTGACTTTTGTACTGCTTCTTGTTTTATCTGCAAAGAAGGAGATTTCTGCTCTGCTATTGTTTTTGCATTCGTCTGTGCAAAGTCTTTCACCTCTTCCAATGTGATTTTTGAAAGTTCAATCCCTGTTTTCTTTGCAAGCTGTACAAGACCGTTCAGTGTTTTTGGCAAGGCATCGATTTCGGCTTTCTTGTACCCTTCACTCTGCACAATTTTGCTTTTGAGAAACTCTTTTGCCTCTTTTATCAAAACTTTAACATCCTCTTGTGACATTTTGGCTGTTATTTGCGAAGCAAGTTCGGCACTTTCTACTTCTGTGGCAGATCCAACAGGAACTTTTTCATCATTTAATGCAAGAATCAATGAACCGTTTTGCATAGTTTTACTGTTTGATTCTTTTGTTCCTTTAAGCAAGGATGCAAAAGAGATCGTTGGCTCTTCCTCTTCCGGAAGTGCTGTATTTAAAGGAGATAAGGAAGAAATCTCTTTTTTTATATCTACTGAAATCACACTTTGCTCCTCTGCTTTTCAAAAGAATTTTAAAATACAAAGCATTTAGTGTTCCATTAAGTTAAGCAGATTTTTCGGAACGCGGACTTCAGTCCGGACTGAGGGGGGGCAAGACTATTGCAACAGCAGACACTGCAGAAAAAAATTTAGTTTTTTTCCAAGTCACGCTTTAGCGTTAGAAAGTACCGGTTCCAAGAAAGCATTAATATTTTTAAAGAAGTGTCGATATTAAAAATATGAAAATTATATTTTTTATACTTTTGCCGTTATTGGTGATTGCAGAGACCATATATGCCACAAAAGTTTCCAAGTCAAATATTGAAGCGATGCACAACCCAAAAATAAAATGCAGATGGGTGTGCGATAAAAAAATATACAAAGAGCAAAAAATATCCGAAGCAATCTCTTTTTACAAAAACTCCAAATATTATAAATTTACAAAAAAAGGCTTCTAAGTACCTACTTAATAGTCTCTTGTAATCCTGTCCAGACAGTGCAACTCTTTTTTAAAAAATCTACTGACACTGTTTTGCATATTTTCAAGAATATCTTTTGTTGTTTCACCGTCCACGGGATAGCTCAGTAAAAAAGAGTCCAGATACTTTGCAAAAAACTCATCAAACATCTTTTTGACAATCTCAGCTCCGTATTTGTCAGTGTAAGGAAGGACAAAAAAATAATCCGCGCCGTCATTTGCTATCGAATCTGATGAACGCAGTATTTCCGTTAAAGAAGCATCCACCACACTCTGTTCAATCCCCGAAAAATCGCAATAGAGCAGAGTAAAACTCTCAGCACGGTTTTCATCCAGTCTGTCCGATATACCAATATTTAAATCCAGTAAATTTTTAAAATTGTCAAATGAGAAATGTACGCCTGCCATCTTGGGTTCCTTCTGTTTTCTTTAGTATAACAAAAAATCTTTAATCCGACTCAATCATTCGGTGTGACCAGTTCCCCTCTTTTGAGTTTTGCAATTTTCCCCCGGAATTTCCGGATATAAAAAGCTTTCTCTTCAAAACTGATATTTGAAGCAATATTGACCTTTTTCAACTCTCTTTCATAGTATCTTGTCAAAAAAGTAATCAGTTCCGCATTCAAAGCCTCTTCATCTTGAAGCGGTGTGATAGTCTCATCTACCCGAATAGCCATTATCTCGGGAGTATCTTGTTTTCCCTGCAGGACCAGTGAAAATTCATAAGAGTGAAACTGCAAAAAACTCGGGTCAATCACATCCAAAATCTGTTCAATATACTCAGGTTTGTCCAAAATAGTTTTAATCAAAGAGAGTTCCCACATATCTCTGTGAGAGTCTTTTCTAATATTATTAGTATCCATACTATTTGTATTAGAAACTTTAATTAAAGAAGGTTTAATAACAAAACCACCTAATTTTGCTGCCAAAATTGGTTTATAGGCTTCTTGCAAACTTGGAGACAAAGTTTTCAAATATCCAACACAATCTTCTCTACATGCTTCTCTTTCTTTTGGGTCTTTGAGATTATACAGAGAAAGAATTTCATCAAGGACAAACTCTATAAAAGCTTTTGCTTTGCGAAACATACTGCTCAACTCTTCAACGCGACCCTCTTTGACCATATCGGCAGGGTCAAGTCCTCCGTCAAACACCACAACACCGCCGTTAAAACCAGAAGCACTTAAAAGTTTTGAAGCCTTGAGGGCTGCTGCACGCCCTGCTTTATCTCCGTCATATGCCATGACAATACGAGGAGAACCTTTTCGAAGCAGCGGCAGATGTTCATGTGTCAACGCCGTTCCCAGCGTTGCCACAGCATTGTCAAATCCGGCCTGATGCAGCATTATAACATCGAGATAACCCTCTGTGATAATGATTTCGCCTTTTTTATGCAGGCTTTGTTTTGCCAGATGATAGGCATACAAAAGACGTGATTTGTTAAAAAAGGCTGTCTCGGGAGAGTTGACATATTTTGCCTGATGTCCGGTTATGGTTCTGCCGCCAAAGCCGACAATACTGCCGTTGGCGGAGAAAATCGGAAAGGTTATTCGCTCTATAAAACGGGCATAGGTATGGTTGCGTTCCTGATTGTAACCGACAACACCCATATCTACTGCTTCTTTGATACTGAACTGCTGTGAGCGGATAAAGTTCAGCGTTGCATTCGAATCAGGTGCATAACCGATACCAAATTTTTCTATACTGTTTTCATAAATGCCCCGCTCTTGAAGATACGAAAAGGCTGTTTGGTTTTTCGTTAAAAGTGATTGATACCACTCATTGAGCTTCTCCATAACCTGTGAACGTGGTTTGTTATGTTTGTTATCGGTGTAAGCAAGTGTAAAGTTATAGGAATCCGCCAGTTTTTCCAAAGCTTCGGGATAGTTCAGCTTTTCATACTCCATCACAAACTTCACTGCATCCCCGCCGGCTCCACATCCAAAACAGTGAAAGATCTGTTTTTGCGGACTCACTACAAAAGAGGGGGATTTTTCCTCATGAAAAGGGCAAGGTGCTTTAAAATTACCTCCTGCTTTTTTCAGTTCTATATAGCTGCCGACAACATCAACAATATCAAGTCTGGCTTTGAGGGCTTCTATGGAATCTTGGGAAATCATAAAGAAATTATACTATGATATTTTTAAGATTAAGCGTGAAAACTGTCCCCTTGCCGACTTCGCTTTGTACAGAAACAGCAATATCTAATTCTTCACACAGTTTTTTAACGATATGCAGTCCTATGCCTATACCTCTCTCCTGCTCTTTGTAAAATCTCTCAAAGACACGCTTGGGATTTTGTATGCCTTTGCCTGTATCTTCAATGCTTAAAATATTATCGCTAAATCGGATAAAAACCTTTCCCTCTTTTTGATTGTATTTGGCAGCGTTTGAGATCAGATTATCTATGATTCTCGTAAAAGAATCTTTGTTTACATGTAACACAACAGCCGGAATTTCTGTATGAAAGCTGATATCTCTGTAATTACTTTCTATAAGATTTATACGCTCTTTCAAAAATTCTTTTAACACAAGCTGCTCTTTTTGCGTTACATGTGAATGCAGATAAGCTCGCAAATTTGCCTGCAGATTCAAAATATTCTGCACAGCATTTTCTATTCTCTCAATTTTAGTATTTTCTCCCGTTTCACTTTTGAGCATGGAAACATTGAGGCGCAAGGTAGACAAAGGCGTATTAAAATCATGTAAAATATCTTTTATAAACTCCTCGGTTACATGTAACGCCTTTCTTAACGGAGAGAGTGCATACAGAGCAAAGAAAAAAGACAATATTGCAATGATAAATACAACAATAAAAAAATTCCATAAAAGTTCTTTTTGCAGAGTGCGTACCTCCTGCATATACTTCTCTTTTGGAAGATAAATTTTCAGGGCATTTTTTGTAGAATTCGGAATGGAAAAATAAGCACTTAATTCGCTTTCATTTTTATACAGTCTGTAGAGTTCATACTCTTTTTTGGGGACAAAATCGTATTGAAACTCTTTACACTGCAGAGAAAAACTGCAAAGTCTCATTTTTGAAAAAACAGTCTCATCAAGGCTTTGCAGCTCTTTTTGATAGTTGAGTAGAAAAAGAGCCCCTGCCAAGAGTGTCTGTGATAAGAAGAAGAGAAAAAAACTCTTCAGCAGGGACTCTTTTTCAACTTTTTTCAAGCATATATCCTATTGCGCGAATATTTTTTATATCCAGACCTGTGATATGTTTAAATTTATTGAGTGCAACCCGTAAAGCCGCATCTGATGGGCTGACAAGACAGTCCATCAGAACAGTTTTGTCCAAAACCTTGCCGATATTATGCATAAACAGATCACAAAGGCACTCTTGCACTTCTCCCAAAGAGACTATTTTGCCATCTTTATAGAGCTCTTTTTTTTCTGCTGAATATCTCAGATTTTTATAAACAATGTCTTTGTTTGTCTGAGACAATTTGGCATTGACACGGATAAGCAACTCTTCCGGGAAAAAAGGCTTTTTGAGATAATCATCCGCACCAATGGAAAACGCCTTGGATATAGAATTCAAATCTATTAAAGCACTGATAAAAACTGCCGGCGTAGTATCATCGGCATTTCGCAGGCTCTCCAAAAGTTCCAGTCCGTTCATATCCGGAACATTAATATCAAAAACATACAAATCATACCTGTTCTCATAAGAAGCGTCAATAGCATCATTTCCGTTGTGTACCGTATCGACACTGTATCCGGCCCCTTCCAAGAGCTCTGCCAAAGTCAGGGCGAGGGGTACATCATCTTCAAGTAAAAGTATATGTTTTTGCATCATCTTTCTTTAAAAATAATAGCCCAGTTTTACGGAAGCGGCTTGGTCACTTGCACTGTCACTCAGTCCGTACGCATAAGAGAAGGTAGTGAACCAGTGCATGTTTATACTGTAGTATCCGTACGCCGAAACTGTTCTAATTTTTTCAACACCTGCATAAATACTGTCTGAAGTATTATATGCCCCGCTTAGGTACAGTTTGTTTGTAACGTAATACCCTAAACCGCCACTAAATGCATTTGTGTTTTGATAGGCAACCGTTCCTGCTATATCATCATCATTAATCATCGTGTAAATATAACCACCGAATATATTGACTTTTCCTAAAGCATAACTTGCATTCAGTGAAGCTGTATAGTCAGTGTTGTTGTTATTTAACGCTGTATCATATGTAGGCAGAAGAACGCCTGCTCCTACACGCAAAGAGAAAGATTTCAGTGGTTTAAACTGATACGATGCTCCTAAAAACGAGTCATTTAAACCATTTTCACTGTAGCCGTCTCCATTGGTAGTATAATAGGATGTAGACGCCTGAAGTGAAAAGTTTTTATAGTAATAG is a window from the Sulfurimonas hydrogeniphila genome containing:
- a CDS encoding flagellar hook protein FlgE — translated: MMTQAFYTGLSGLKTNSSGIDIISDNLANVNTVGYRGNTYEFSSLFEDALMTTNGTTSDSVGLGTTLQATPMIESTGSYLLTDRSTDLAILGDGWFGVQGDGDPVYTRNGAFSFDSNDDLVTTDGYHVLGTMGGNIDGEVLTQQLDEVPLADAGEQEKLRFPKSLTYPAEPTTIAQFSGNIGTVSEVRTMSASVVDPAGVKNELKLEYTLVDPQIPPGTQWNVVATTQSLDGETIYDTQSGIVEFDETGALVTNTLTSIDNNGASVTIDLGTGFDGIVALSNVDITASSLSNGTIGGELNGYDINKNGEVIATFTNGMQSSVGKIALYHFQNDQGLSRLSGTNFAQSSNSGEAFFYKDAAGQNVIGTDMTNYKLEGSNVDMTYGLTELIVLQRSYDANSKSITTADEMMQKALDMDA
- a CDS encoding FlgD immunoglobulin-like domain containing protein, producing the protein MAINSIGQDTSVYGDYTTGADVVEDKTSLSNDDFMTLLLVELQNQDPTEPTDTEQILTQTSQLATLEATDNTNKALEDLAATMAASSDFSAISAIGKTADLGSNAITYTEGEDTSFEIYFPSDVASGNVEILDSNGNIIQTITAEQGDAGIYTYTWDGKDSAGNSVDEGIYYATASYTNSAGESLTARVGTYPIESVRFDAGETYVKVGSGYVPLANVVEIY
- a CDS encoding flagellar hook-length control protein FliK translates to MISVDIKKEISSLSPLNTALPEEEEPTISFASLLKGTKESNSKTMQNGSLILALNDEKVPVGSATEVESAELASQITAKMSQEDVKVLIKEAKEFLKSKIVQSEGYKKAEIDALPKTLNGLVQLAKKTGIELSKITLEEVKDFAQTNAKTIAEQKSPSLQIKQEAVQKSEQTSFSQIKQEAKEEADVSNEEIPVRVKVKKTKADVAKVQETGVADESLELVKKEIVKNTQQVKQEQKQTPLFKAQSSVTEITTQQIVDTKVNTLTIDKTPKQKADDTLKLLLRGEKITKNESGLTADFSVATAKVMVAPHTSRETEKSLASLLQNDKSEDGAVQAKTDGLNIAKADSFEVKLNEAKQMVKYLSHDVKSAIEEYKSPFTRIKVQLNPQRLGEVDLTIVQRGKNLHINISSNNTAINTLAVNANDLKLQLNNNGINNATLNFSSSSQNSENSAGGQMQQQGQNNQKAHEEYNYFDNKEKKEEIINSLEIIVPNYA
- the dnaG gene encoding DNA primase; amino-acid sequence: MISQDSIEALKARLDIVDVVGSYIELKKAGGNFKAPCPFHEEKSPSFVVSPQKQIFHCFGCGAGGDAVKFVMEYEKLNYPEALEKLADSYNFTLAYTDNKHNKPRSQVMEKLNEWYQSLLTKNQTAFSYLQERGIYENSIEKFGIGYAPDSNATLNFIRSQQFSIKEAVDMGVVGYNQERNHTYARFIERITFPIFSANGSIVGFGGRTITGHQAKYVNSPETAFFNKSRLLYAYHLAKQSLHKKGEIIITEGYLDVIMLHQAGFDNAVATLGTALTHEHLPLLRKGSPRIVMAYDGDKAGRAAALKASKLLSASGFNGGVVVFDGGLDPADMVKEGRVEELSSMFRKAKAFIEFVLDEILSLYNLKDPKEREACREDCVGYLKTLSPSLQEAYKPILAAKLGGFVIKPSLIKVSNTNSMDTNNIRKDSHRDMWELSLIKTILDKPEYIEQILDVIDPSFLQFHSYEFSLVLQGKQDTPEIMAIRVDETITPLQDEEALNAELITFLTRYYERELKKVNIASNISFEEKAFYIRKFRGKIAKLKRGELVTPND
- a CDS encoding sensor histidine kinase — its product is MKKVEKESLLKSFFLFFLSQTLLAGALFLLNYQKELQSLDETVFSKMRLCSFSLQCKEFQYDFVPKKEYELYRLYKNESELSAYFSIPNSTKNALKIYLPKEKYMQEVRTLQKELLWNFFIVVFIIAILSFFFALYALSPLRKALHVTEEFIKDILHDFNTPLSTLRLNVSMLKSETGENTKIERIENAVQNILNLQANLRAYLHSHVTQKEQLVLKEFLKERINLIESNYRDISFHTEIPAVVLHVNKDSFTRIIDNLISNAAKYNQKEGKVFIRFSDNILSIEDTGKGIQNPKRVFERFYKEQERGIGIGLHIVKKLCEELDIAVSVQSEVGKGTVFTLNLKNIIV
- a CDS encoding response regulator transcription factor, whose translation is MQKHILLLEDDVPLALTLAELLEGAGYSVDTVHNGNDAIDASYENRYDLYVFDINVPDMNGLELLESLRNADDTTPAVFISALIDLNSISKAFSIGADDYLKKPFFPEELLIRVNAKLSQTNKDIVYKNLRYSAEKKELYKDGKIVSLGEVQECLCDLFMHNIGKVLDKTVLMDCLVSPSDAALRVALNKFKHITGLDIKNIRAIGYMLEKS
- a CDS encoding DUF3187 domain-containing protein, with translation MKKMFILMMLGMFSVSLFAYSDSDMDGVDDSRDKCPNTPLTDLVDINGCTKKSLVSSHHFDIIIGANYAGSNYASLNQTDTYSSSLQIDYYYKNFSLQASTSYYTTNGDGYSENGLNDSFLGASYQFKPLKSFSLRVGAGVLLPTYDTALNNNNTDYTASLNASYALGKVNIFGGYIYTMINDDDIAGTVAYQNTNAFSGGLGYYVTNKLYLSGAYNTSDSIYAGVEKIRTVSAYGYYSINMHWFTTFSYAYGLSDSASDQAASVKLGYYF